CATTATGAAATTGCTTATTCCTTAGACACCTCTATTTCGGAACGCGTCATATTTCCTATCAGTGATACAGAGAAGAATGGAATTGAAGATGCTCGATTTGTGGCATATAAAGACAGCAAAGGTAGAATAACATATTATGCAACTTATACAGCCTATGATGGGCACTCAATTTTACCCAAGCTTCTTTCAACTAAAGATTTTTTACACTTTAAAATTCAACCTATAAATGGAAAGATCGCAAACAAAGGCGCGGCATTATTTCCAAGAAAAGTGAATGGTAAGTATGCCATGTTATGTAGAGTGGATGGCGAAAACAGTTATGTTTCATTTTCAGATTCCTTGACGAATTGGCATGAAGAAATTCATTTGGTTGCAGAGCCGGAATTTCCATGGGAATTTATTCAGGTTGGAAACTGTGGGTCACCGTTAGAAACAGAAAAAGGTTGGCTGGTTATTACTCATTCTGTTGGTCCTATGCGAGAATATGTAAATAGGAGCGATGTTGTTGGATTTAAAAGATCCAACCAAAGTATTGGGAAAATTAAAGGAACCCTTGTTGTTTGCAAATGAAGAAGAAAGAAATGGATATGTTCCCAATGTTCTTTATTCATGTGGTCAAATAATTCATAATAACAATTTGATTTTACCATATGCATATTCAGACCATGAATCTACATATGCAACAATCTGTATTGATGAATTATTGGATACCTTATTGGGAAATGGAGACCTTTAAGTTAGGTTTTTAAAATACCTTTAATTAGAGCTTTCCACTGTGGAAAAGATGCCCCCATTTTGGCACCAAGTGCTACGAATAGGTTTCTTAATCTATCCATAAAGGAATCTAGTTGTAGGTTCATCATTTCATTTCGACCATAATAGTTTGCTTCTACAGATTTACCATCTCTTTTGACTTGGAAAGTTGAGCTAGCCATATTTTTGAAGAAATGTTTGGTTTCATGATCGTCTTCGGCATTTGGTTTTGAACTGGGACGTACGGTTATGGTAATGAGGTCATGTCCTGGATCTGACGATTCACTGATTTGTTCTATTTGAACATAGTCATATCCGCCCGTACTTTTTAAACCTGGTCCAGGAATATCAATTTTTATATAATCACCTTCTTGAGGTTCTTCATTACTACGTTTACCAAAGACATCAAGATGCTCAAATGTCGAAGCCGGTAATTCAGCTATTTCATACCAACTGTTGATGTTGATCAAACGACCTTTGGCCTCCAAGAAAAAGTTTTTAGCAAGGATTTCATTTTCAAATTCTACTGAATCCTCAATATCCATTTTTTTGCCGTCATGTTGGGCTGGTATGTTGTGTTCCATAATGTGTTTTTTAATAGAACAATTTATGGACTGAAAAGGTTGAAAAAAATGTCCTCATTATTGAGGACATCTTTTGATTTAATTAATGACTGTGTCCAACCGTCCCGCTCATCTTAGCATTGATAAAGAAAGCATTTTTTATTACTATTCTCGTGTTAGCAGGGATTTCAACAATTGGATTAATTGCTGTATATCCTAAGTGTGAAACACCTTTTATAACTTCAATTTTTTCAAAATTGATATTTTTAGAATCAGCTGTACTATCGTGTTCATGTTCATGTTCTTCACCATCGTTATGCTCATGAACATGAGGTTCTTGCTGTAGTGTTTCATCAGAACCATGATTATGATTTTCTTGTTCCTCAGCAGGTTGTTTATTAGTTTCTATGAAAATATAATTCTTTCCATCAGCCTCTACAATTGCTGTATTTGGTACAGCAGTAGAAGTAACATTGTCAACACTAATTGAGCCTGAAGTATTCATGCCATCGATTAGGCCCGTTTTATCGCCTACAACCAAACAATGGATAGCAATAGTTTTACTTTCATTCTCAAACGAAGCTCCGATTCTGGATATTTTAGCCGTAAATACTTTTGTTGGATTATTTGTAGTGGTAAAATTTATTTCCTGACCGAGTTTTAATTTTGGCAAATCTCTTTCAAAAAACTTGAAGGTCTAAATGGATCATACTATTGTCCACGACTTCCACAATTGGCGACGATACATCCACATAAGATCCTAATTTTGCATACACGTTAGAAACTACTCCATTGATAGGGCTTGTTATTGTAAGTGCAGATCTCAAGGTTGAGCTAGTGATACTATTTGGGTTTATTCCCAACAACTGAAGTTTGTTTCGCTGTAGCTGCTTTTCTCGTTCTTAAAACATTCAAATTGCTTGCTGCGTTTTGCAAGTTTCTCTTTACGCCTGCATTTCCAGCATTTAATTCTTGTTGTCTTTGCAATTCTTGTTCAGCAGCTACAATTTCATTGTTTGCATTTAAGTAATCTTCTTGAATTTGAATGAATTGCGGATTAATGATGGTTGCAATTGCTTGACCTTTTCTTACATGATCTCCCAATTGAACATTTAATTTTTGAATCACACCACCATAAAGAGGAGTAACATTTGACCTATTGTTATTTGGAACATTCAACACGCCATTTGCTGTAATATTTGCAGTCAAATTTTTCTGCTCAATATGGCCAAATTCAATTCCAACTTCTTTAATCTGTTCTTGTGTCAGCGAAGTTATAGTTATCTTCTCGGTAGGACCAGAAGGATGTTCATGTTCATGATTTTCAGTATGTTCTTCAGTTTGCTCATTAGTTTTTTTATCGGAATTGCAAGCCGATAAAGAAAGGATAAGACCAAATCCGAAGAGCAATAATTTATTGTTATATATTGAGCACATATTATTGATTGATAAGAGAATTAATAGAAATGACTGATTCATTTACGCTTTGAATACTGCGTAAGTAATTCAAGTAAATATCTGTTGTCGTTTGAAGTGCAAAGAGGTATTCCACATAGGAGATGTCTCCTGCAGAATAACCTAATT
The Sphingobacterium daejeonense genome window above contains:
- a CDS encoding glycoside hydrolase family 130 protein translates to MSSIVFRSGIIDKNLNIELDEVGILLDKPKHVKNYRYKKDDFMEKLLLLHNPEKKILKIVEEKIADTFIYDELVRFIKEIEEENELSHDSQILMQQMLWLASSHYEIAYSLDTSISERVIFPISDTEKNGIEDARFVAYKDSKGRITYYATYTAYDGHSILPKLLSTKDFLHFKIQPINGKIANKGAALFPRKVNGKYAMLCRVDGENSYVSFSDSLTNWHEEIHLVAEPEFPWEFIQVGNCGSPLETEKGWLVITHSVGPMREYVNRSDVVGFKRSNQSIGKIKGTLVVCK
- a CDS encoding HlyD family efflux transporter periplasmic adaptor subunit, which encodes MLGINPNSITSSTLRSALTITSPINGVVSNVYAKLGSYVDVSSPIVEVVDNSMIHLDLQVF
- a CDS encoding efflux RND transporter periplasmic adaptor subunit; this translates as MCSIYNNKLLLFGFGLILSLSACNSDKKTNEQTEEHTENHEHEHPSGPTEKITITSLTQEQIKEVGIEFGHIEQKNLTANITANGVLNVPNNNRSNVTPLYGGVIQKLNVQLGDHVRKGQAIATIINPQFIQIQEDYLNANNEIVAAEQELQRQQELNAGNAGVKRNLQNAASNLNVLRTRKAATAKQTSVVGNKPK